A stretch of Metabacillus sp. FJAT-52054 DNA encodes these proteins:
- a CDS encoding GW dipeptide domain-containing protein, with protein sequence MKKMKIALIFGAGIIAGSIFTPLATSQASSNLVLASVEWVTSQLTPINNRVASLEREVQTLKQMNTNPALPSKVYVKAVIADVHSGAMEHYRVLASIPVSQILNVSQEITSEDGKYYRVEYSTGNTGWIPASEVSTAPVAKPASFIVKTPGAVYSGASVTGYKKVGSVSEGQTLKYVNAFKNRSTKEVWINVQLSNGTKGWVKQQSGEVK encoded by the coding sequence ATGAAAAAAATGAAAATTGCCTTAATATTTGGAGCAGGAATCATAGCTGGGAGTATTTTCACTCCCCTTGCCACCTCACAAGCAAGCAGCAATCTTGTACTGGCAAGTGTAGAGTGGGTCACATCTCAGCTGACACCGATTAACAACCGGGTTGCGAGCCTTGAAAGAGAAGTTCAAACTCTGAAGCAAATGAATACAAACCCTGCATTGCCTTCAAAAGTGTATGTAAAAGCTGTAATCGCTGACGTCCACTCCGGTGCGATGGAGCATTACAGAGTACTTGCTAGTATTCCAGTTTCACAGATTCTAAACGTTTCTCAAGAAATCACTTCTGAGGACGGAAAGTATTACAGAGTGGAATACAGTACTGGCAATACCGGATGGATCCCTGCTTCTGAAGTCAGTACCGCACCTGTTGCCAAACCAGCTTCCTTTATTGTCAAAACTCCAGGAGCTGTATATAGCGGAGCATCTGTTACAGGCTACAAAAAAGTAGGTTCGGTTTCTGAAGGACAAACCCTTAAGTATGTGAACGCCTTTAAAAACCGCTCCACAAAAGAAGTCTGGATCAACGTCCAGCTTTCAAACGGAACTAAAGGATGGGTCAAGCAGCAATCCGGCGAGGTGAAATAA
- a CDS encoding SpoIID/LytB domain-containing protein, giving the protein MNTKTLVGGALLSAALLFGFSPAGQAYEKQTYANETKVQLKKAPSLQVQLNGLFEVENLTSREKTLLVPSANVTLSASSGTAKLTAGSDSYSAGAGFRISEIANPPEKYVKFTSPTEVRTGAGDSFASLRTMKKVEAAEYLSETDSSGVKWFNVQLPDGKQGWVSSNTSIVESSPLSLSLFKYSTLQYRGSFEAKADGNLAALYNLLSLEDYLKGVVPNEMPASWHPEALKAQAIVARSYAVNSMGLSNTAKSQVYNGYTKEDPRSNAAVTATAGVMAKHNGKPVQTFFYSTSGGQTANAWDVWGSSQTTFPYLKSVADPYESSIHSNWTDTFRSSTILGKFGFNPDTTVLYDIKAIPTGQNGEIGKVTITTSAGSKTISGKEGDIRSLFPVAKYYNQLRSNWFTMNPVKSFTVKGTGSTVQQQFSVTGSTIMAADGTTSTVQGAQVNIQTASGQVTQESDPATIVINGKGWGHRIGMSQYGANGFAQKGFKAEAIVQHYFPGTVVGK; this is encoded by the coding sequence ATGAATACGAAAACTCTTGTTGGAGGGGCGCTGCTGTCAGCAGCCCTCCTCTTCGGATTTAGCCCGGCTGGACAAGCCTATGAAAAACAAACGTATGCAAATGAAACAAAAGTGCAGCTTAAGAAAGCCCCATCTCTTCAAGTTCAGCTCAACGGACTTTTTGAAGTGGAAAACCTGACCTCAAGAGAAAAAACACTTCTCGTTCCATCTGCAAATGTGACCCTTTCTGCGAGCAGCGGAACCGCTAAGCTTACTGCAGGGTCGGACTCCTATTCAGCCGGTGCAGGGTTCAGAATTTCAGAGATTGCGAACCCTCCTGAAAAATATGTGAAATTTACAAGTCCGACAGAAGTGCGGACGGGAGCTGGCGACAGTTTCGCCTCCCTTCGCACAATGAAAAAGGTTGAGGCGGCAGAATACCTTTCTGAAACCGACAGCTCAGGAGTAAAGTGGTTCAATGTACAGCTGCCAGACGGCAAACAAGGATGGGTTTCATCCAATACATCGATTGTTGAGTCTAGCCCGCTAAGCTTATCCTTATTCAAATACAGCACCCTGCAATACCGGGGAAGCTTTGAAGCAAAAGCGGACGGCAATTTGGCAGCACTCTACAACCTTTTAAGCCTTGAAGATTATCTGAAAGGCGTTGTTCCGAATGAAATGCCGGCAAGCTGGCATCCTGAAGCCCTTAAGGCCCAGGCTATCGTAGCACGAAGCTATGCCGTTAACAGTATGGGACTCTCCAATACGGCGAAAAGCCAGGTCTATAATGGGTATACAAAAGAAGATCCCCGCTCCAATGCGGCTGTAACTGCAACAGCAGGCGTAATGGCAAAGCATAACGGCAAACCCGTTCAAACGTTTTTCTATTCAACAAGCGGCGGACAAACAGCCAATGCATGGGATGTCTGGGGATCCAGCCAAACGACCTTCCCTTATCTTAAAAGCGTAGCGGACCCATATGAATCATCCATCCACAGCAATTGGACGGACACCTTCCGCTCCTCAACGATTTTGGGAAAATTCGGATTCAACCCGGATACAACCGTTCTTTATGATATTAAAGCCATACCTACCGGGCAAAATGGAGAAATCGGCAAAGTAACGATAACAACCTCTGCCGGCAGCAAAACCATCAGCGGAAAAGAAGGCGACATACGCTCGCTTTTCCCAGTTGCGAAATATTACAACCAGCTCCGCTCCAACTGGTTTACAATGAATCCCGTTAAGTCTTTTACGGTTAAGGGCACAGGCTCCACCGTCCAGCAGCAATTTTCCGTAACAGGCAGCACCATCATGGCAGCTGATGGGACAACATCCACAGTACAGGGAGCACAGGTGAACATCCAAACCGCTTCCGGTCAAGTCACGCAAGAATCCGATCCTGCCACAATTGTCATCAACGGCAAAGGCTGGGGGCACCGCATCGGCATGAGCCAATACGGCGCCAACGGCTTTGCCCAAAAGGGTTTCAAGGCAGAAGCAATCGTGCAGCATTACTTTCCTGGTACGGTTGTGGGGAAATAA
- a CDS encoding oligosaccharide repeat unit polymerase, protein MVYFLIWAAVLVLSFILFRKVSGSMSLLTPNLISITFYYSLLASTFIGSLLIVLNIDEHYMIELLSDDYFRYQGFFFICFIMVAMPLTMFLVSKLASFDGQKEFRSYMEAPVYREENGNQMFYLYAFFTMLSMGAIGYTILKIDTIPLLELLKGSDNLAQLRITASHDFQGSTVIRNIFGVALAPILSMITFIYFIQRKQYRWFFLFALTTGGALFLSVYDLSKAPIFFYIIMVLLLLIYLKIIKLTWFRLAVLGGLGVVLLVVMYVFIQGVTDPSSFLSYNRGPIGRILLSQVAPFYLHLDLFTDRLDLLNGRSLPSSLIGLYDMEQIRSARLAMEVFYPQRVEEGTAGVLNTLFAAEAYANFGYAGVIIGTIYVGFVIQLVYMIFIRLPKNPLFLALFVFFTVNIPRVVIGGFADFLLNTLWVSVLIILLTPYVLLLLYRMISKHRKNRLDEQPS, encoded by the coding sequence ATGGTTTATTTCTTGATTTGGGCTGCGGTACTGGTTCTATCGTTTATCTTGTTTAGAAAAGTATCAGGCTCCATGTCCCTGTTAACCCCAAACTTAATATCCATTACCTTTTATTATTCTCTGCTTGCCTCCACCTTTATAGGCTCTCTGCTGATTGTGCTCAATATTGATGAGCACTACATGATAGAGCTGCTATCCGATGATTATTTCCGCTATCAGGGATTTTTCTTCATCTGCTTCATCATGGTTGCCATGCCGCTCACGATGTTCTTAGTGAGCAAGCTTGCATCCTTTGATGGGCAAAAAGAGTTCAGGAGCTATATGGAGGCCCCTGTCTATCGTGAGGAAAACGGAAACCAGATGTTTTACCTGTATGCGTTTTTCACGATGCTTTCAATGGGAGCGATTGGCTATACGATCCTGAAAATTGACACAATTCCTTTGTTAGAGCTATTAAAAGGTTCTGATAATCTTGCTCAGCTTCGAATTACGGCTTCTCATGACTTTCAAGGCAGCACGGTTATCCGCAATATCTTTGGAGTTGCGCTGGCACCAATTTTGTCGATGATCACCTTCATTTATTTTATTCAGCGGAAACAGTACCGGTGGTTTTTCTTATTTGCTCTAACAACCGGGGGAGCGCTGTTCCTGTCAGTATACGATTTATCAAAGGCACCGATTTTCTTTTACATCATCATGGTGCTCCTGCTATTGATTTATTTGAAAATCATCAAACTGACGTGGTTCCGTTTAGCTGTACTTGGCGGCCTTGGAGTGGTACTCCTAGTTGTAATGTATGTATTTATCCAAGGGGTAACGGATCCATCGAGCTTCCTATCGTATAACAGGGGACCAATCGGCCGGATTTTATTGTCCCAGGTCGCTCCATTTTACTTGCACCTTGATTTGTTTACAGACCGCCTGGATCTTTTAAATGGACGAAGCCTTCCTTCATCATTGATCGGACTCTATGATATGGAACAGATACGATCAGCGAGATTAGCAATGGAAGTCTTCTATCCGCAGCGGGTAGAAGAGGGAACGGCAGGGGTGCTGAATACGCTGTTCGCAGCGGAAGCTTATGCAAACTTCGGCTATGCAGGGGTTATCATTGGAACGATTTATGTTGGATTTGTCATTCAGCTTGTCTATATGATCTTTATCCGTCTTCCAAAAAACCCGCTGTTTCTAGCTTTATTCGTTTTCTTTACGGTCAACATTCCGCGGGTCGTCATTGGCGGATTTGCTGATTTCCTTCTAAACACATTATGGGTATCCGTACTAATCATTCTGCTGACCCCATATGTGTTGCTTTTACTATACCGGATGATTTCAAAACACCGAAAAAACAGGCTGGACGAACAGCCATCCTGA